In Ctenopharyngodon idella isolate HZGC_01 chromosome 1, HZGC01, whole genome shotgun sequence, a single genomic region encodes these proteins:
- the trappc5 gene encoding trafficking protein particle complex subunit 5: MEVRFTRGKSAILERSLTRPKTEVSVSAFALLFSEMVQYCQSRVYSVSELQARLADMGQGVGASLLDVLVMREKNGKRETKVLNILLFIKVNVWKSLFGKEADKLEQANDDDKTYYIIEKEPLINAYISVPKENSTLNCAAFTGGIVEAILTHSGFPAKVTVHWHKGTTLMIKFDEAVIARDKALDGR; the protein is encoded by the exons ATGGAGGTCCGCTTCACGCGAGGCAAATCTGCTATCCTCGAGCGCTCGCTCACGCGTCCTAAAACGGAGGTGAGCGTTAGCGCGTTCGCGTTGCTCTTCTCTGAGATGGTCCAATACTGTCAGAGCCGCGTGTACTCGGTGTCTGAGCTCCAGGCCCGGCTGGCTGACATGGGTCAAGGTGTTGGAGCCAGTCTTCTGGATGTTCTTGTGATGAGGGAGAAAAATGGGAAAAGAGAAACCAAAGTATTAAACATACTTCTGTTTATTAAg GTAAATGTGTGGAAATCTTTGTTTGGCAAGGAGGCAGACAAACTGGAACAAGCCAACGATGATGACAAAACATACTACATCATTGAAAAGGAGCCTTTGATCAATGCCTACATATCAGTACCTAAAGAGAATAGCACTTTAAACTGTGCAGCCTTCACTGGTGGCATTGTTGAGGCTATCTTAACCCACAGTGGCTTCCCAGCCAAAGTCACTGTCCACTGGCATAAGGGAACCACACTGATGATCAAGTTTGATGAGGCAGTCATTGCTCGAGATAAAGCTCTTGATGGCAGATAG
- the serhl gene encoding serine hydrolase-like protein, translated as MISATLCLRHFGTTTMRRAASEFRMTVPWGEMRGQVWGPSHGRPVLCLHGWADNSGTFNTLIPLLPKDWRFVAIDFPGHGLSSHRPDGCFYTFPLYVADVRRVVEALQWKRFSIIGHSMGGNVAGMFSALYPEMVEAVVLLDAFGFFPTEVTNKFKNMSEGINDQIHYDNKMNERREKVYTYEKAKERLKVANPVLSDQSADILLERAVREVEGGFIFTRDFRINLKNIVNISMQQGLYMLSLIKARVLLLLASEGLFKTFTLPNGYSDMIRKGWSDQKATIIDIEGDHHIHLNKPESMASIITDFFQSHSPDKIESECDNNQTSKL; from the exons atgatttctgcGACACTGTGTCTCAGACACTTTGGCACAACTACGATGAGGAGAGCAG CGTCTGAGTTCCGAATGACTGTCCCATGGGGAGAGATGAGAGGTCAGGTTTGGGGTCCTTCTCATGGTCGTCCTGTGCTGTGTTTGCACGGTTGGGCTGACAACAGCGGGACGTTCAATACTTTGATTCCATTGCTTCCTAAAG ACTGGAGATTCGTAGCCATTGATTTTCCAGGTCATGGTCTCTCGTCTCATAGGCCTGATGGATGCTTTTATACCTTTCCTTTGTATGTGGCAGATGTTCGGCGAGTTGTAGAAG CTCTTCAGTGGAAGCGATTCTCCATAATTGGACATAGTATGG GAGGGAATGTGGCGGGAATG TTTAGTGCGTTGTACCCTGAGATGGTTGAAGCTGTAGTTCTCTTGGATGCTTTTGGATTTTTCCCAACAGAAGTG ACTAACAAGTTTAAAAACATGAGTGAAGGGATAAATGATCAAATCCATTATGACAACAAGATGAATGAAAGGAGAGAGAAGGTGTACACATACGAGAAAGCCAAAGAAAG GTTGAAGGTTGCAAACCCCGTTCTTTCCGATCAGTCTGCAGATATTCTGTTGGAGCGAGCAGTCAGAGAGGTTGAAGGAG GATTTATATTCACCAGAGACTTCAGGATCAACCTG aaaaacattgtaaatattaGTATGCAACAAGGCCTCTACATGCTGTCACTAATTAAAGCCAGAGTGCTGCTACTGCT GGCAAGTGAGGGTCTGTTCAAAACGTTTACTCTACCTAATGGATATAGTGATATGATTCGGAAGGGCTGGTCTGATCAAAAA GCCACCATTATTGACATAGAAGGAGACCATCACATTCACCTCAACAAACCTGAGTCCATGGCCTCCATCATCACTGATTTTTTTCAGTCACACAGTCCTgacaaaatagaaagtgaatGTGACAACAATCAGACTTCGAAATTataa
- the septin3 gene encoding neuronal-specific septin-3 isoform X2: MRSEADVQSCPEECVSTDMSEIVPPEVRPKPAVPAKPSHVAPPSSTPFLPSPQGTGGEGQGSGRGSALLGYIGIDTIIEQMRKKTMKTGFDFNIMVVGQSGLGKSTLVNTLFKSQVSRRSTGWSRDEKIPKTVEIKSVAHVIEEGGVKMKLTVVDTPGFGDQINNDNCWEPISKYINEQYEKFLKEEVNIARKKRIPDTRVHCCLYFISPTGHSLRQLDIEFMKHLSRVVNIIPVIAKSDTLTLEEKIEFKQRVRKELEVCGIECYPQKEFDEDMEDKSDNDKIRETMPFAVVGSDKEYQVNGKRVLGRKTAWGIVEVCT; the protein is encoded by the exons ATGAGGAGTGAAGCTGACGTACAGTCCTGCCCTGAAGAATGCGTGTCTACAG ACATGTCAGAAATTGTGCCCCCTGAAGTGAGACCTAAACCTGCCGTCCCAGCTAAGCCCTCTCATGTGGCACCACCCTCTAGCACTCCCTTTTTGCCTTCACCCCAAGGAACAGGGGGTGAAGGTCAAGGGTCAGGTCGAGGATCTGCATTGCTTGGATACATCGGTATAGACACCATCATCGAGCAGATGCGGAAGAAGACCATGAAGACAGGCTTTGACTTCAACATCATGGTGGTTG GTCAGAGTGGTCTTGGAAAGTCCACTTTAGTGAATACTCTCTTTAAGTCACAGGTGAGCAGGAGGAGCACAGGCTGGAGTCGTGATGAGAAGATTCCAAAGACTGTGGAGATTAAATCTGTCGCGCATG TGATTGAGGAAGGAGGGGTGAAGATGAAGTTAACAGTCGTTGATACACCAGGCTTTGGAGACCAAATCAACAATGATAATTG CTGGGAGCCCATATCCAAATACATCAATGAACAATATGAGAAGTTTTTAAAGGAAGAAGTCAACATTGCTCGCAAGAAACGCATCCCTGATACCCGAGTGCACTGCTGCTTGTACTTCATATCCCCAACTGGACACTC GCTTCGCCAATTGGATATTGAGTTCATGAAGCATCTGAGTCGTGTGGTCAACATTATACCTGTCATTGCCAAATCGGACACACTCACTCTTGAAGAGAAAATTGAATTTAAACAAAGG GTGAGGAAGGAGCTGGAAGTGTGTGGGATCGAGTGTTATCCACAGAAAGAGTTTGATGAAGACATGGAGGATAAGAGTGATAATGATAAGATCAGG GAGACAATGCCCTTTGCCGTGGTAGGAAGTGATAAAGAGTACCAGGTCAATGGTAAACGAGTTTTAGGGAGGAAGACAGCTTGGGGAATTGTGGAGG TATGTACTTAG
- the septin3 gene encoding neuronal-specific septin-3 isoform X1 yields MSEIVPPEVRPKPAVPAKPSHVAPPSSTPFLPSPQGTGGEGQGSGRGSALLGYIGIDTIIEQMRKKTMKTGFDFNIMVVGQSGLGKSTLVNTLFKSQVSRRSTGWSRDEKIPKTVEIKSVAHVIEEGGVKMKLTVVDTPGFGDQINNDNCWEPISKYINEQYEKFLKEEVNIARKKRIPDTRVHCCLYFISPTGHSLRQLDIEFMKHLSRVVNIIPVIAKSDTLTLEEKIEFKQRVRKELEVCGIECYPQKEFDEDMEDKSDNDKIRETMPFAVVGSDKEYQVNGKRVLGRKTAWGIVEVENPNHCEFALLRDFMIRSHLQDLKEVTHNIHYETYRAKRLNANGGLHPISSSGHETQESNL; encoded by the exons ATGTCAGAAATTGTGCCCCCTGAAGTGAGACCTAAACCTGCCGTCCCAGCTAAGCCCTCTCATGTGGCACCACCCTCTAGCACTCCCTTTTTGCCTTCACCCCAAGGAACAGGGGGTGAAGGTCAAGGGTCAGGTCGAGGATCTGCATTGCTTGGATACATCGGTATAGACACCATCATCGAGCAGATGCGGAAGAAGACCATGAAGACAGGCTTTGACTTCAACATCATGGTGGTTG GTCAGAGTGGTCTTGGAAAGTCCACTTTAGTGAATACTCTCTTTAAGTCACAGGTGAGCAGGAGGAGCACAGGCTGGAGTCGTGATGAGAAGATTCCAAAGACTGTGGAGATTAAATCTGTCGCGCATG TGATTGAGGAAGGAGGGGTGAAGATGAAGTTAACAGTCGTTGATACACCAGGCTTTGGAGACCAAATCAACAATGATAATTG CTGGGAGCCCATATCCAAATACATCAATGAACAATATGAGAAGTTTTTAAAGGAAGAAGTCAACATTGCTCGCAAGAAACGCATCCCTGATACCCGAGTGCACTGCTGCTTGTACTTCATATCCCCAACTGGACACTC GCTTCGCCAATTGGATATTGAGTTCATGAAGCATCTGAGTCGTGTGGTCAACATTATACCTGTCATTGCCAAATCGGACACACTCACTCTTGAAGAGAAAATTGAATTTAAACAAAGG GTGAGGAAGGAGCTGGAAGTGTGTGGGATCGAGTGTTATCCACAGAAAGAGTTTGATGAAGACATGGAGGATAAGAGTGATAATGATAAGATCAGG GAGACAATGCCCTTTGCCGTGGTAGGAAGTGATAAAGAGTACCAGGTCAATGGTAAACGAGTTTTAGGGAGGAAGACAGCTTGGGGAATTGTGGAGG TTGAAAACCCAAATCACTGCGAATTCGCCTTGCTTCGTGATTTCATGATTAG GTCTCACCTCCAGGACCTGAAGGAGGTCACTCATAACATCCACTACGAGACGTACCGTGCCAAAAGGCTTAATGCTAACGGAGGTCTGCatcccatctcctcctctggccACGAAACACAAGAAAGCaacctgtga